The nucleotide sequence TCGCCTTCACCGAGGACGCGCTCGCCACCTACGACACGCATTTCAAGATGAACCCGCCGCTCCGCACCGAGACCGACCGCCTCGCCATCATCGGCGGCCTGCGCGACGGCACGCTGGACTGCATCGGCACCGACCACGCCCCCCACGCCCCCGAGGAGAAGGACAAGGAATTCGACTACGCGCCCAACGGCATCATCGGCCTCGAGACCGCCCTGCCCGTGTGCCTCGATATCCTCGTCAAGAAATCCAAATTTCAGCTCAGCCACGTCATCGACCTGATGACCCGCAAGGCCGCCGACATCCTGAAGCTCCCCGCCGGCACCCTCACCCCCGGTGCCTGCGCCGACGTGTGCATCTTCGACCCGGGCGAGGCCTGGCTCTACAACACCTACGGCGCCTTCTCGAAGTCCATCAACTCCCCCTGGGACAAGCAGACCCTCACCGGTCGCGTGAAAACCACCATAGTCTCCGGCCAGGTCGTCTACCAAAACGGCAAGATGCTGGTGTGAGCCTGGAGCCGCCGCCACGGGTAAACCGGGGGCCGCGGCCCAAGCTACTGGTGCAAAGTGGCGCCCGCGCCGTCTTCGCGTTGCGTGATTTCCCCGTTTAGCGCCCTCATCCTTGGTGTCGCTCCACTCCACGCTCGCCCGCTCGTTTCTGATCCGTCACGATTCACCAAACGCGATTACCATGTTTGTCAGTCCATACGAAAAAGTGGGAGGGCTGGTGTGGTTTCCTCGCATGCTCCGGAAGATCCGGTTGCGCGCCGAGGGCCGGCTGCCCGAGGAATACCACGCCTACATGGGCCTCGGCTTCGATCGCCGGTGTTTGCGGTTCCTGCGGATCGAGCATGAGGCGCTGGTCGCCCGCGTCCTGGCGGGCGGTTCCGATGATGAGATCCTCGAATGGGCTTGCACCCACGGCCATCGCCCAAGCGAGACCGAGATCCTCGTGTGGAACGAGTATATGATCAAACGGGGCTGGCGGGATACCGATGCCCCCGCCAGCGAGTTCCCCGAATACAAGGAGCAGTACGGCCTGGGACATCGCAGCGATATCCTGACGTTCTTCGATTTCTATGAGGTGGATGAAGGCAGAAGGCCCTGAACCGCACCGGGCCCAGGCGCCCCATCCCCTCGCCCCGGCCCACTCGCGGGGACGGGACGTGGGGTCCCGCCCATCATGCGCCCGATGAAAACCGTGTACCCCACGCGGGTAGATACCTGGCTCGCCTGCCTCCTCATCGGCGCACCGCTGTTCGCCGTCACCCTGGGGCTCTTTACCCTCACCTACTCGATCGGCGCCGGCGTCGTGGTGATAGCAACCGGCCTGCTCGTCGGCGGAATGATCGCCGCCCTGACCCTCCCGTGCCGCTACACGCTGTCTAACGAATCATTGAAAATTCAATCCGGCCTGATCGAAGAGGAAGTGCCGCTGCGCGCTATCCGCGGCGTCGAAAAAACCATCTCCCTGTTCGGCGCCCCGGGCCTGTCCCTCCGCCGAGTGAAGGTCACCTTGCAGGAAGGTTCGCGCGTGATTTCCCCAGAAAATCGAGACGCCTTCATCGCTGACCTCGAAGCCAGACTTCATCCCAAAAACCACCGCGATCCCTCGGTTTAGCTTTTGCGCTTTTTGCGTTTTTAGCGGCCAATCCCCCCATGCCCGCAGCCCGCCTCACCGCCTCACCGCCTCCGCGCCCGTCCTGCTCGTCCGCGATGTCGTCGCCGCGGCCCACCACTACCGCGACGCCCTCGGCTTCGCCTACGACCGCTTCTGGGGCGAGCCGCCGAATTTCGTCATCCTCCGCCGCGACGGCCTCCAGCTGATGCTGAGCCAGGCCCCGGCCAACGCGATCCTCACGCCGCACTGGAAAGTCAATCATGGCATGTGGAACGCTTATTTTTGGGTGAACGATGTCGACGCCCTTCACGCCGAGTTCACCCAGCGCGGCGCCAGGATCGACTACGGCCTCGGCAACAAGCCCTACGGCATCCGTGAATTCGGCGTCCAGGACCTCGACGGTCACGACCTCGCCTTCGGCCAGCCGGCCTGATTACGCCGCGGCGAAACCTTATTTCGGCGCCACGCTCTGGTCGTGCAGCTTGGCCGCCTCGACCACCGTCTTCACCAGCTCCGGCAGGGACACCGGCTTCAGCAGATAACGGTACAGCGCCGCCTCATTCACGCTGCGCAGCAGCATCTCGGGCTTCATGTAGCCGGTGACGAGCACCCGCTGCATATCCGGATATTCCTCCCGCGCATCCACCAGGAAACTCAGGCCATTGCCGCCCGGCATCAGGTGGTCCGAGACCACGACCTTGAAGGCCCGCTTGTGCAGCAAAAAGCCGGCTTCCTTGGCACTGGTCGCCGCCGCCACGTCGAAAAACGGGGACAACGCCTCCGCATACAGGTCGAGCAAGGGCTTCTCGTCATCCACCAGGAGGACAGCCCCGCGCGAAGATTTGGGGGCTTCCGGGGTCGGGTTCTCCATGGTCATGCCCCGGCATGCTGGAAGTGCTTTACCGCATGGCAAACCCAAATGCGGCTATTCGCCCCTATCCACCTGCGGGGCCGATGATTGCTTGCCACTGGCCCGGCGAAATTTATTCGTAAGGGAGGAATGGACAACGTTGACCTGCATGCCGCTGCCCGCCGGGGCAGTTTCGCCGAGTTTCCGCCGGACTATCTCTCCGCGGCCAGCCTCACGGCGCGCAACGCCTCCGGCAACACCCCCCTGCATATCGCGGCCAAATACGGCCACCTCGGCCAGCTCCCGGCCGCCGTCCTCACCCCCGCCCTGCTGCTCGTCAAGAACGACGCCGGCTACACCCCCCTTCACCTCGCCGCCCGCGAGGGCACCCTCACCGAGTTTCCCGCGGCCCTGCTCACCCGCGACTATCTGCTCACCCGCTCCAACAGCGGCCTGACCCCTCTCCACCAGGCCGCCGCCGCCGGCCACCTCGACCAGCTGCCCACGGGCCTGCTCACCCTCGATCTCGTGCTCACCAAGACCGATTCCGGCAACAGCCTCCTCCACGAGGCGGCCGAAAACGGCGCCCTCGATCGCTTCCCCGCTCAATTTCTCACGCACGCCACCCTCGTCTCCCCCAACATCAGCGGCGAGACCGTCCTCCACACCGCCGCCCTCAACGGCCATCTCGACCAGATCCCGCCCCACTTCCTCACCGCCGAGACCCTCCTGCAGAAGACCGCCAACCACGACACCTGCCTCCACGCCGCCGCCATCGCCGGCCACCTCGACCAGATCCCCCCTGAGGTCCTCACCCACGACCACCTCGTCCTCGCCAGCAAGTCCGGCCACACCCCGATCCATGCTGCCGCCGAGTCCGGCTTCCTCGGCCAGATCCCCCGCGAGCGCCTGACCCTCGACCTGCTCATCTCCCGCAACGACTTTGGCGACACCCCCCTCCACGCCGCCGCCGTCGAGGGCCACCTGAAGGATGTCCCCCGCGAATTCCTGAACCGCGCCACGCTCATGATCCGCAACTACACCGGCGGAACCCCCATCGGCGCCGCCATCCACAACGGCCACGCCGACCAGTTGCCCGAGGAGTTCCGCCCCAAGCCGCCCACCCCCTTTCAGAAGTTTCTGTACCGCACCGGTTTTTCCCGCCCGCCCTACTCCTGAACCGGCCGGAAACCGGTCCTGTGCATATCTTGGCTGAAACGAGTGATAAGCGTTTTGCCGCTCGCCTCGCCCCCCGGTTTTCCCTCCAATCCGGCCTCCTTCTTTTCACCGAATGAATACCAGCATCACCGCCATCACCGCCCGCGAAATCATTGATTCCCGCGGCAATCCCACCGTCGAGGTCGACGTCAAGCTCGCCTCCGGCCACTTCGGCCGCGCCGCCGTCCCCTCGGGCGCCTCCACCGGCGAACACGAGGCCATCGAGCTCCGCGACGGCGACAAGGCCCGCTACGGCGGCAAGGGCACCCTCAAGGCCGTCGGCAACGTGAAGGGCAAGATCGCCCCCGCCCTCCTCGGCTTCGACGCCTTCGACCAGATCGGCGTCGACCAGGCCATGCTCAAGCTCGACGGCACCAAGACCAAGGCCAAGCTCGGCGCCAACGCCATCCTCGGCGTCTCCATGGCCACCGCCAAGGCCGCCGCCGCCGCCGCCGGCATCCCCCTCTACAAGTACCTCGGCGGCCCGAACGCCAAGGTCCTGCCCGTGCCCCTCATGAACATCATGAACGGCGGCGCCCACTCGGACGCCCCCATCGACTTCCAGGAGTTCATGATCGTCCCGAAGAACTTCAACTCGTTCGCCGAGGCCTTCCGCGCCGGCGCCGAGGTCTTCCACTCCCTCAAGAAGGTCCTCAAGGCCAAGGGCCTCCAGACCGCTGTCGGCGACGAGGGCGGCTTCGCCCCCAACCTCGCCTCCACCACCGACGCCCTCGACGCCATCGCCGAGGCCGTGAAGGGCGCCGGCTACAAGCTCGGCAAGGATATCTTCCTCGCCCTCGACGTCGCCGCCTCCGAGTTCTACGTGAAGGAGAAGAAGACCTACGTCTTCAAGAAGTCCGACAACCGCTCCTTCACCGGCGACGAGTTCGTCAGCTACTACCAGGACCTTTGCGCCAAGTATCCCATCGTCTCGATCGAGGATGGCTGCGCCGAGAACGACTGGGTGACCTGGAAGAAGCTCACCGACGCCATCGGCTCCAAGGTGCAGCTCGTCGGCGACGATCTCTTCGTCACCAACGTCGAGTTCCTCCAGAAGGGCATCGACACCGGCACCGCCAACTCGATCCTCGTCAAGGTCAACCAGATCGGCTCCCTGACCGAGACCTTCGACTCCATCGCCCTCGCGCAGCGCAACGGCTACACGACCATCATCTCGCACCGCTCGGGCGAGACCGAGGACGTGACCATCGCCGACATCGCGGTCGCCACCAACGCCGGCCAGATCAAGACCGGCTCCGCTTCCCGCACCGACCGCGTCGCGAAATACAACCAGCTCCTCCGCATCGAGGAAGAGCTCGGCAAGAGCGCGATCTACGCCGGCCGCCTCTGAGGCGCACCCTTTACGGGACGGTACTACCCCGCCGCCCCGTAAGTACACACACAGCAAGGAAAGGCCGGACGCCGCAAGGCGCCCGGCCTTTTCCATTTTAGTTTTGTAGGGCGGAGTCGCCCGGAACCATTTCCTCCCGCCGCCATCTCACCCTTGCCCGGCCCGCGCCAACACCCCAACCTCATTCCGTGCCCGCTCATCCCCGCTTTCTCCTGTCCTGCCTCTGCGCCATCGCCCTTCCCGCCCTGCTGGCCGCAGCCGAGCCCACGCCCGCGCCCCCGGCCGAGCCCAAACCCGCCGTCGCGCCCGCCGCCGACCAGCCGCTCGTCCTGCCCAAGCTCGAGGTCACGGCCCAGCGAACCAAGCAAATCGACAAGGATCTCAAGCGCCTCGACAAGATGATCAACCGCGAGCGCAAAAAAGTGAAGGCCACCGACCTCGACAAGGCCCTCAACAACGAGAAGGTCTCGAGCGCCGCCGCCATCTTCGGCGGCAACTCCGCCACCCACCTCTCCGCCGTCGCCGCCAGCCGCGTCATGCTCATGGAGCAGGAACGCATGGTCCTCGAGGCCATGAAACGCCCCGCCACCCTCGAGGAACGCGCCATGATGGACGCCGAGATCGAGCAGCTCCGCCTCACCCGCCGCAACCTCGACGACCCCGCCGCCCAGCGGTGAAGCGAGTGGTCCACGGCGAGGTCGCCGTGGCTCCAGATTATGGCGTGCGGGCGACCCCGCCCGCGGGGTTATCACTCCACCCGCAGCACATACCCCCGCAAGTACTCGCTCTCCGGCATCGTCACGAGCACCGGGTGATCCGCCGGCTGGTGACAGAATTCCAGCACGTGCACGCGCCGCTTGGCGTCCGCCGCCGCCTCGCCGATCACCTCGCGCAGCTGCGTGTCCTGCATGTGGTGCGAGCAGGTGTACGTCGCCAGCACGCCACCCGGCGTGAGCGACTTCATCGCCCGCAAATTCAGTTCCTTGTACCCACGCATCGCGCCGTCGAGGGCGCTCTTCGACTTCGCGAAGGGTGGCGGATCCAGCACGATCAGGTCCCACGCCGCCGGTTCGTCGCGCTTCGCGGTGAACCAGTCGAACACGTTCGCGCCCTGGAAATCCGCCTGCACGTCGTTGCGCTCGGCGTTCTTCTTCGCCTGCGAGACCGCGTCAAACGCGCTGTCCAAGCCCAGCACCCGCGTCGCGCCGGCCTTCGCGCAGTGCAGCGCGAACGAGCCCTGGTTGCAGAACGCATCCAGCACCCGCCGCCCGGCCGCGTATTTCGCCACGACCGCATGCTGCGCGCGCTGGTCGAGGTAGAACCCCGTCTTCTGCCCGTTCTGCAGGTCGAGCCAGTAGTCGAAGCCGTCGATGGTCACCCACCGCGGCTCCCACGCCGCGCCCGTCCGCGTGTGCACCTCGCTCGCGAGGCCCTCGAGCTTGCGGATGTTCGCATCGTTCCGGAAAATAATCTCCGTCGCCCCCGTCAGCTCCGCCAGCAGGTCGCCGATGAGACCGCTGCGCTGCTCCATCGCCAGCGTCTGGATCTGCGCCACCAGCGTGTCGCCGAACTGGTCCACCACCACGCCCGGCAGATCATCCGACTCGCTCCACACCAGCCGCTGAAACGCCTGGTGCGGGAGGGGCTTTGCGCCCCGACGTTCCACCGCCCGCGTGATCGCGCCCCGCAAATACGCCTCATCAAGCTCGACGCGCTCCCGGCTCAGCCGCCGCCACACGATCTGCGACTTGCTGTTGTAGATGCCCGTGCCGATGAAACGGTTCGTCCGGTCACGCAGTTCCACGACCGCGCCATCCTGCTCGGCGGGCAGCAGGGCCTCGCATTCGTTGGCAAACACCCAGGGGTGGCCGCCGAGGACGCGGGAATTGGCATTGGGCTTGAGCTTCAGGCTGGCAGACATGTCCGGACTGTTTCCGGCTTACCGGGCCCTGGGAAGCAAAAACCCCGCCCCAAGGTGGAACCCGGCCTCCGGACGGGTTTGCCTAGCCCCAGGCAGCCTAACGACGTCCCGCGCCGCAACCTGCCGTCGCTCAGTTCAGGTGAAAATAGCACAGCCCGCTCGGTGGGCTCACGCGCGGCGAAGAGTCCTGCCCCTCGGTAACCCGCACCTGCACCAAACGGTCCGACGACCAATCCGCCGCCTCCACCGGAGGCTGGTGCCGCCACGCCCGCCACAGGTCGGCCAGCACGATGCCGGCATCCGCCTTCAGCTTGGCCATCACGGGGTCTTTCATACCTCTCTCCATCGTCTCATTCCACCCTCGGCTTGAGCCGGATTTCAGCGCGTAATCCGCGCATGATTGACCGAGGCCAGCAAGGCCCCGCTCAGGGCGACAATGAGTAAAATGATCACAGCGGCGGTCATGCCCCCTCCTACGGCACACCTGGCCGGCACTTTACCCCAAAAGTGCCCCGCCCGCCCCGACGCCCCCCGGCTCAAATTTGGCTTCCCCTTCCCGCCCCACCCCCGTTTCCTGTCCAACTCTCCCTCTCCAACCGCCCTCTGTCATCCGTCGTCCGCCCTCCGTCCATGTCCCCCGCCCAGGAAATCGCCCGCCGTCGCACCTTCGCGATCATCTCGCACCCCGATGCGGGCAAGACGACGCTGACCGAGAAGTTCCTGCTCTACGGCAACGCCCTCCACCTCGCCGGCTCCGTCACCGCCCGCAAGAACCAGCGCGCCACCGCCTCCGACTGGATGGAACTCGAGAAACAGCGCGGCATCTCCATTTCCTCCACCGTCCTCCAGTTCGACTTCGCCGGCTGCGCCGTCAACCTCCTCGACACCCCCGGCCACAAGGACTTCTCCGAGGACACCTACCGCGTCCTCACCGCCGTGGACGCCGCCCTCATGGTCATTGACGCCGCCAAGGGCGTCGAGACCCAGACCCGCAAGCTCTTCGAGGTCTGCCGCCGCCGCGGCGTGCCGATCTTCACGTTCATGAACAAGTGCGACCGGCCGACGCGCAACGCGCTCGACCTGCTCGACGAGTTGGAAAGCGTTCTCGGCCTCCAGTCCTCGCCCGTCATCTGGCCCCTCGGCAACGGCCCCACCTTCAAGGGCGTCATCGACCGCCGCACCAAGGAGGTCCACCTCTTCGAGCGCGTCCCCGGCGGCAAGTTCCAGGCGCCCGTCAATGTCACCTCGCTGGAGGA is from Lacunisphaera limnophila and encodes:
- a CDS encoding DUF5069 domain-containing protein; its protein translation is MFVSPYEKVGGLVWFPRMLRKIRLRAEGRLPEEYHAYMGLGFDRRCLRFLRIEHEALVARVLAGGSDDEILEWACTHGHRPSETEILVWNEYMIKRGWRDTDAPASEFPEYKEQYGLGHRSDILTFFDFYEVDEGRRP
- a CDS encoding PH domain-containing protein; translated protein: MKTVYPTRVDTWLACLLIGAPLFAVTLGLFTLTYSIGAGVVVIATGLLVGGMIAALTLPCRYTLSNESLKIQSGLIEEEVPLRAIRGVEKTISLFGAPGLSLRRVKVTLQEGSRVISPENRDAFIADLEARLHPKNHRDPSV
- a CDS encoding glyoxalase/bleomycin resistance/extradiol dioxygenase family protein, translating into MLVRDVVAAAHHYRDALGFAYDRFWGEPPNFVILRRDGLQLMLSQAPANAILTPHWKVNHGMWNAYFWVNDVDALHAEFTQRGARIDYGLGNKPYGIREFGVQDLDGHDLAFGQPA
- a CDS encoding response regulator; translation: MTMENPTPEAPKSSRGAVLLVDDEKPLLDLYAEALSPFFDVAAATSAKEAGFLLHKRAFKVVVSDHLMPGGNGLSFLVDAREEYPDMQRVLVTGYMKPEMLLRSVNEAALYRYLLKPVSLPELVKTVVEAAKLHDQSVAPK
- a CDS encoding ankyrin repeat domain-containing protein; this translates as MDNVDLHAAARRGSFAEFPPDYLSAASLTARNASGNTPLHIAAKYGHLGQLPAAVLTPALLLVKNDAGYTPLHLAAREGTLTEFPAALLTRDYLLTRSNSGLTPLHQAAAAGHLDQLPTGLLTLDLVLTKTDSGNSLLHEAAENGALDRFPAQFLTHATLVSPNISGETVLHTAALNGHLDQIPPHFLTAETLLQKTANHDTCLHAAAIAGHLDQIPPEVLTHDHLVLASKSGHTPIHAAAESGFLGQIPRERLTLDLLISRNDFGDTPLHAAAVEGHLKDVPREFLNRATLMIRNYTGGTPIGAAIHNGHADQLPEEFRPKPPTPFQKFLYRTGFSRPPYS
- the eno gene encoding phosphopyruvate hydratase produces the protein MNTSITAITAREIIDSRGNPTVEVDVKLASGHFGRAAVPSGASTGEHEAIELRDGDKARYGGKGTLKAVGNVKGKIAPALLGFDAFDQIGVDQAMLKLDGTKTKAKLGANAILGVSMATAKAAAAAAGIPLYKYLGGPNAKVLPVPLMNIMNGGAHSDAPIDFQEFMIVPKNFNSFAEAFRAGAEVFHSLKKVLKAKGLQTAVGDEGGFAPNLASTTDALDAIAEAVKGAGYKLGKDIFLALDVAASEFYVKEKKTYVFKKSDNRSFTGDEFVSYYQDLCAKYPIVSIEDGCAENDWVTWKKLTDAIGSKVQLVGDDLFVTNVEFLQKGIDTGTANSILVKVNQIGSLTETFDSIALAQRNGYTTIISHRSGETEDVTIADIAVATNAGQIKTGSASRTDRVAKYNQLLRIEEELGKSAIYAGRL
- a CDS encoding class I SAM-dependent rRNA methyltransferase; its protein translation is MSASLKLKPNANSRVLGGHPWVFANECEALLPAEQDGAVVELRDRTNRFIGTGIYNSKSQIVWRRLSRERVELDEAYLRGAITRAVERRGAKPLPHQAFQRLVWSESDDLPGVVVDQFGDTLVAQIQTLAMEQRSGLIGDLLAELTGATEIIFRNDANIRKLEGLASEVHTRTGAAWEPRWVTIDGFDYWLDLQNGQKTGFYLDQRAQHAVVAKYAAGRRVLDAFCNQGSFALHCAKAGATRVLGLDSAFDAVSQAKKNAERNDVQADFQGANVFDWFTAKRDEPAAWDLIVLDPPPFAKSKSALDGAMRGYKELNLRAMKSLTPGGVLATYTCSHHMQDTQLREVIGEAAADAKRRVHVLEFCHQPADHPVLVTMPESEYLRGYVLRVE